DNA from Lactobacillus sp. ESL0791:
AAATGTCTTGCCTCTAATCATTCACACAAAAGCCCGAAACTTTTACATTTCAAGCTCTCTTAAAACAATTTTACGCTTCTTCCGCGTCTTTAATCGTCACATCAGCGCCAAGCTGACGTAATTTTTCCTGCACCCGGTCATAACCGCGCAAGATATTTCCGGCATTATTGATCACGGTCGTGCCGTCAGCCATCAGTCCGCTAATCATCAAACAGGCTCCAGCTCTGATCTCACCCGCCGATACAACCGCACCATGAAGTTTTGGTGTTGGATGAACCAAAATAATATTATCCTCAACCTTGATATCCGCACCCATCTTTTGTAGTTCGGCAATGTGCCCGATCCGTTTGGGATAAATTTGATCAATCACCACTCCTTCACCATTCTTCGCAGTCAGCAACAGCGGCGTAAGCGGCTGCTGCAAGTCCGTAGCAAAACCCGGATAGGCACCGGTCTTAACCTGCACCATTTTTAGTTCACCGGCAGGGTAAACATAAAGCGAATCCTCTTCTGCCTTAATGACAACGCCCATTTCTTCTACCTTAGCTAAATATGAATCAAGATGTTCTTCAATAATATTGTGAATACGGATACCGTTACCAATGCACCCGGCTAAGGAAATATAGGTGCCAGCCTCAATGCGATCGGGAATAATTGTGTGCGGCGCCTGCGCCCGCAGCTGTGGCACTCCCTCGATCCTGATTGAATCAGTCCCGGCACCACGAATTACGGCCCCCATATTGTTCAAAAAAGTTGCTAAATCAATTATCTCCGGCTCTTTAGCTGCATTAGCAATCGTTGTCTGTCCCTGGGCCGTTACACTTGCCATAATAATATTCATGGTTGCACCAACAGACGGCATCTTAAGGTGAATATCTGCACCATGTAAGCCATCCGCCGGAGCAGTAATAATTATTTGATCATTTTCGTTTTTTACACTTGCACCTAAAGCCTCAAACCCTTTAATATGCTGATCAATGGGACGCGGTCCGATATCGTCACCACCGGGAAAACCGACCACAGCCTTGCCAAACCGTCCAAGCAGCGCACCCATAAAGTAATAAGACGCACGCAAACTCTTTATCTTGCCACTGGGCAAGGGACGCATCTTAATGTGTACCGGATTGATGCGTAAAGTCATTTCGTGAAAATCACTTTCAACATCCATTTCGGCCAAAAGATCCATTAAGTTATCTACGTCTGCAATTCTTGGAACACCTTCCAAGGTTACCGGCGTTCTTGACAAAATTGATGCTGGGATAAGCGCAACCGTTGAGTTTTTGGCGCCGCCGATCCAAACATCGCCCTGCAGGGGCTTTCCACCATGAATTATCATTTGCTTCATCTGGGGAAAAATCCTTTTCTATTTACTGTTTAACCATAATAATGGTAAAGGAAATTTATGGAAAAAACAAGGAAAGAACTAAGTCTTTCCTTCTTTAAAAAACTGTTTTTTATCCGATTAAATCACTTAAAATTTATCTTCCGGCAAGCCGCTTGCAGCGCCGATGAAGGCCTTGTAAAGGCCTTCCGGTCTTTGCGGTCTGCTTAAGAATTCTGGGTGATACTGGGCAGCAATGAAGAATTTATTCTTTGGCAGCTCAATAATTTCTACTAAGTGGTTATCCGGAGAAACACCGGAAATCGTCATGCCGGCTTTTTCAAAAGCTTCACGGTATTCGTTATTAAATTCATAACGGTGACGATGACGCTCCTGGATTACTTCCTGGTTGTCATAAGCAGCCGCCGTCTTGGTGCCCTTCTTTAGGGTAGCTGGATAGAGGCCCAGCCGCAAGGTTCCGCCGATATTTTCTTCATCACGTTTATCGGCCATAATGTCGATCACATTGTGCTTGGTGTTAGGATCAGCCTCGGTCGTATTCGCATCCTTCAGTCCCAAAACGTTGCGGGCAAATTCGATGCTTGTCAGCTGCATCCCCAAACAAACACCCAAAAATGGAATATCATTTTCACGGGCATACTTAATCGCGGTAATCATGCCCTCATAACCCCGATTACCAAAACCTCCGGGCACGATCAAACCGTCTGCAACCTTCATGTAATCAGCGAT
Protein-coding regions in this window:
- a CDS encoding UDP-N-acetylglucosamine 1-carboxyvinyltransferase, with amino-acid sequence MKQMIIHGGKPLQGDVWIGGAKNSTVALIPASILSRTPVTLEGVPRIADVDNLMDLLAEMDVESDFHEMTLRINPVHIKMRPLPSGKIKSLRASYYFMGALLGRFGKAVVGFPGGDDIGPRPIDQHIKGFEALGASVKNENDQIIITAPADGLHGADIHLKMPSVGATMNIIMASVTAQGQTTIANAAKEPEIIDLATFLNNMGAVIRGAGTDSIRIEGVPQLRAQAPHTIIPDRIEAGTYISLAGCIGNGIRIHNIIEEHLDSYLAKVEEMGVVIKAEEDSLYVYPAGELKMVQVKTGAYPGFATDLQQPLTPLLLTAKNGEGVVIDQIYPKRIGHIAELQKMGADIKVEDNIILVHPTPKLHGAVVSAGEIRAGACLMISGLMADGTTVINNAGNILRGYDRVQEKLRQLGADVTIKDAEEA